In Arachis stenosperma cultivar V10309 chromosome 1, arast.V10309.gnm1.PFL2, whole genome shotgun sequence, one DNA window encodes the following:
- the LOC130965929 gene encoding calcium-dependent protein kinase 28-like: protein MGACFSASKVVSGSNTTSHHNKHKHQHQRHHQQQKQRPTHKHVPCGKRTDFGYDKDFDDRYSLGKLLGHGQFGYTYVAIDKADGHRVAVKRLDKAKMVLPIAVEDVKREVKILKALAGHENVVQFYNAFEDDSYVYIVMELCEGGELLDRILAKKNSRYSEKDAAVVVRQMLKVAAECHLHGLVHRDMKPENFLFKSTKENSPLKATDFGLSDFIKPGKKFHDIVGSAYYVAPEVLKRKSGPESDVWSIGVITYILLCGKRPFWDKTEDGIFKEVLRNKPDFRRKPWPTISSAAKDFVKKLLVKDPRARLTAAQALSHPWVREGGEASEIPIDISVLSNMRQFVKYSRLKQFALRALASTLNEEELADLRDQFDAIDVDKNGSISLEEMRQALAKDLPWKLKESRVLEILQAIDSNTDGLVDFTEFVAATLHVHQLEEHDSAKWQRRSQAAFEKFDIDKDGYITPEELRMHTGLRGSIDPLLEEADIDKDGKISLPEFRRLLRTASIGSRNLPSPSGNRRTTILE from the exons ATGGGCGCGTGCTTTTCCGCATCTAAAGTCGTTAGCGGCTCCAATACGACGTCGCATCACAACAAACACAAACACCAACACCAACGGCATCACCAGCAGCAGAAGCAACGGCCTACGCACAAGCACGTGCCGTGTGGCAAGCGAACCGATTTCGGTTACGACAAAGACTTCGATGACCGTTACTCCCTTGGCAAGTTGTTAGGTCACGGTCAATTCGGTTACACCTATGTCGCAATTGACAAGGCCGATGGCCACCGCGTCGCCGTTAAGAGGCtcgataaggcaaag ATGGTTCTTCCTATAGCCGTGGAGGACGTCAAGCGAGAGGTCAAGATACTGAAAGCACTTGCTGGCCACGAGAATGTGGTTCAGTTCTACAATGCTTTTGAAGATGATTCCTATGTGTACATAGTTATGGA GTTGTGCGAGGGTGGAGAACTGCTAGATCGGATATTGGCCAA GAAGAACAGTCGGTATAGTGAAAAAGATGCCGCAGTGGTTGTCAGGCAGATGCTCAAGGTTGCTGCTGAGTGTCATCTACATGGTTTGGTACACCGCGACATGAAACCAGAG AACTTCCTTTTCAAATCAACCAAAGAAAACTCACCTTTAAAGGCTACAGATTTTGGTTTGTCAGATTTCATAAAACCTG GAAAAAAATTTCATGATATAGTTGGCAGTGCTTACTATGTTGCGCCTGAAGTTTTAAAACGCAAGTCAGGCCCTGAGTCAGATGTGTGGAGCATAGGTGTTATTACTTACATATTACTCTGTGGGAAACGTCCATTTTGGGATAAGACCGAGGATGGTATTTTCAAGGAG GTCTTACGTAACAAGCCTGATTTCCGCAGGAAACCATGGCCAACTATAAGCAGTGCAGCAAAGGATTTTGTGAAGAAATTGTTGGTAAAGGATCCTCGGGCAAGATTAACTGCTGCTCAGGCTTTGT CACATCCATGGGTTAGAGAAGGAGGAGAAGCATCGGAGATTCCTATTGATATATCAGTTCTGAGCAACATGCGCCAGTTTGTGAAGTATAGCCGGTTGAAACAATTTGCATTGAGG GCATTGGCGAGTACACTTAATGAAGAAGAGTTGGCTGATTTAAGAGATCAATTTGACGCGATTGATGTGGACAAAAATGGTTCAATTAGTCTGGAAGAGATGAGACAG GCTCTTGCTAAAGATCTACCTTGGAAGTTGAAAGAATCGCGCGTTCTAGAGATATTGCAAGCG ATAGATAGCAACACAGATGGGCTAGTGGATTTCACCGAGTTTGTGGCTGCTACATTACACGTTCACCAATTGGAGGAACATGACTCTGCAAAGTGGCAGCGACGATCACAGGCTGCTTTTGAGAAATTCGACATAGACAAGGATGGATATATTACTCCGGAGGAACTAAGAATG CATACAGGATTAAGAGGTTCAATTGATCCTCTGCTTGAGGAAGCTGACATTGACAAAGATGGAAAAATCAGCCTTCCAGAATTTCGCAGACTCCTAAGAACTGCAAGCATTGGTTCTCGGAATTTGCCAAGCCCCAGCGGCAACCGGCGCACTACAATCTTAGAATAG
- the LOC130975256 gene encoding glutathione S-transferase T3-like, with product MDPNQLNTFFNYLQNFPQIPNTQQSQTSNSQVPNQNFTLPNSFQNPNPQNLSNFNFQAPYNNQFPIFQPQNQNSQTPHFPFSSIFNPSIENVTPTSLPFPTQFSASRHNSSGVGSSSNPSSQTPIQSSPNSQYSDFANPHGLDAIDLNDDDIEDQRQDSIRHWHWKEDEMLISGWLNVSTNPVVGTDQKGETFWSQIHSYCVEFCSDMTREVVACKKRWYKINKAVAQFVGCYDQASRNIRSGSNADYIKELAYKLYSTNYGQKFTFERHWNMLRLEKKWRSQLPTQSGGSKRTKVSATRAYSSSSNPETPLADEPGVDSPVRPQGSKKSKQKGKGKAQMSEDFSERKSSVVKKLSLMKDIKNVREKELMDRKKKKNRRRNIE from the coding sequence ATGGATCCAAACCAACTCAATACTTTCTTCAATTACTTACAAAACTTTCCTCAAATTCCAAATACCCAACAATCTCAAACATCAAACTCTCAAGTTCCAAATCAAAACTTCACACTACCAAATTCATTTCAAAATCCAAATCCACAAAATCtttctaatttcaattttcaagcTCCTTATAATAATCAGTTTCCTATATTCCAACCGcaaaatcaaaattcacaaaCACCCCATTTTCCATTTTCGTCCATATTTAATCCCTCTATCGAAAATGTTACTCCAACTTCCTTGCCGTTTCCAACTCAATTCAGTGCATCAAGACATAACTCATCTGGTGTTGGTAGCTCTTCTAACCCATCCTCTCAGACTCCTATACAATCTAGTCCAAATTCACAATATTCAGATTTTGCCAACCCTCATGGATTAGATGCTATCGACcttaatgatgatgatattgaagATCAGAGGCAAGATAGTATTCGACACTGGCATTGGAAAGAGGATGAGATGCTGATCAGTGGATGGTTAAATGTTTCAACTAACCCTGTAGTTGGTACCGATCAAAAAGGGGAAACATTTTGGAGTCAAATTCATAGCTATTGTGTAGAATTTTGCTCCGACATGACAAGAGAGGTAGTTGCATGTAAGAAACGATGGTATAAGATCAACAAGGCTGTTGCACAATTTGTTGGTTGCTACGATCAAGCTAGTCGAAACATAAGGAGTGGTTCGAACGCTGATTATATAAAGGAGTTGGCTTATAAACTTTATTCCACAAATTATGGTCAAAAGTTCACTTTTGAGAGGCATTGGAACATGCTTCGGTTGGAGAAAAAATGGAGAAGCCAACTACCTACACAGAGTGGCGGCTCAAAGAGAACCAAGGTTAGTGCAACTAGAGCATATTCATCCTCATCAAACCCAGAAACACCGTTGGCTGACGAACCCGGTGTGGACTCTCCCGTTCGCCCACAAGGATCAAAGAAGAGCAAGCAAAAAGGTAAGGGAAAAGCACAGATGTCTGAAGATTTTAGCGAAAGAAAATCATCGGTTGTCAAAAAATTATCTCTCATGAAAGATATTAAGAATGTTAGAGAAAAGGAACTAATggataggaaaaagaaaaagaacaggAGAAGGAACATAGAGTAA
- the LOC130975266 gene encoding uncharacterized protein LOC130975266, protein MARNFDDMFNEALYGKRRRQDNTAIDNWIDECLLQDSEEEDIDRNSIPITRRWINRDREAGHNRFFQDYFADEPRVDATGRRGLSSLQKCTTVIRMLAYGVGADAVDDYVRIGESTTIECLEKFVKGVISVFEDEYLRKPKPNDVQHLLQMAEGRGFPGMLGSIDCMH, encoded by the exons ATGGCTAGAAATTTTGATGATATGTTTAATGAGGCTTTGTATGGCAAAAGAAGACGGCAAGATAACACAGCCATAGATAATTGGATCGATGAGTGTTTACTCCAAGattcagaagaagaagatattgATAGAAACTCTATCCCAATTACTCGTAGATGGATCAACAGAGATCGAGAAGCAGGACATAATCGCTTTTTTCAAGATTACTTTGCAGATGAACCG AGGGTTGAtgcaactggaagaagaggctTGTCATCACTCCAAAAATGTACCACTGTGATACGCATGTTAGCATATGGCGTAGGAGCTGATGCTGTTGATGATTATGTGCGCATAGGCGAGAGCACTACAATTGAATGTTTGGAAAAATTTGTTAAAGGTGTCATTTCGGTGTTTGAAGATGAATACTTGCGAAAACCCAAACCAAATGACGTACAACACCTGCTACAAATGGCGGAGGGTCGCGGCTTCCCTGGCATGTTGGGTAGCATTGACTGCATGCATTGA